Sequence from the Stenotrophomonas sp. 364 genome:
GGCGCGCCACGTTCGGCCGTGCCCTTGCCGTCCTGGCCGGCTACGCGCACGCTGCCGTCGGCGTTGAACAGGCTGCCGCCAGTGGTGCCGGTCGCGCTCACCGCGCGGCCGTTGAGGTCACGGTCCTGCGGGTGATTGGCCGCCGCCCAGTCGTCGCCGCGCCGCGACGCGGCCCAGTCGCCCGGGTCCGCAGCCGGTTTGGCCGGCGACGGGCTTGGCGTGGCCGGTGCCGTGCGCGCGGCGCTGTTGGCGCTGGGCGCGGTGCTGGAACGCGGCGCGGTCGCCGTGGATGCGCTGGCCGGGGCGGTCGTGGGGGTCGGCGGTGCCGGGCGCGGGGTGGCATTGGGCACCGCCCGCTCGCGCACCGCCACCTGGGCAGGTGATGGTGCCGGGACCCTCAGCTCGCGCTGCGGCACGCGCGCCACCGCCACCGACGGCGTCTGCAATGGCTGCACCTGACGCTCGCGCACCTGCACCTCACGCTGGGGCAGCGGCACGTCCACGCGCGGGCCGGGCACCACCACCGGCGGCGTCGGTGCCTCGACCACGCCGATCTCACGCTCGCGCACCGTCAGCTCGGGGGTGCGCACCTGTGGTTCGGCGGGGCGCGGCATCGCCACGTCCGCACGCGGCGAAGGGGCCTCCACCGTGGCCACCGTGCGCTCGCGCACCGCGATGTCCTGCGGGTCGCGCGGCACCACGCGCACCTCGGTGCGCACCGCGCTGGGCGGTGGCACCACGAAATCGGTGGTGGCCTGCGCCACGTCGGTGGCCTGAAGCGGCTGCTCCGGGGTGGGCGCGGCGGGGCTGGGCGGCGCCGGCCGCGGCTCGCTGGCCGGCGGCGGATTGGCACGCGCCGGCGCGGATGCCGTGGCCGCCGCCGTGGGTTCGACCTGCGGCGTCGGCGGCTGTGGCTGCGCGGTGTCCGGCGTCGCCTCGACCGGTGTCGGCGCGGCGGCCTGGCCACCATCGTCCTGCTGTGGCGTGCCGCGACCCACCAGCGACACCTGCACGCGGCCACTTTCGCCGCCCTGCTCCGGCACCACCGGCGGTCGAATCAGGGCCACCCACAGCAGCAGCGCGGCAAACAGCACATGCAACAGCAGGCTGATCGTGGCCGACGACCAGCGCATCCAGCGCTGGTCGCGCGGGGCCGGTTCCCAGCCCTGCCACAGCAGGCGCCGCAACGATTGCACGAACCCCAGCTGCGGCAGCCGCCCGGCGGACACCGGCAACGGGCGCCCGATCAGGGCGGCGATGACCTCGCTGGAACGAAACGGACGCGGCAACGGGCTGAGCGCGCGCAGCCACAGGCCCCACCCGTAAGGAAGGCCCGTGGTTTTCTCAAGGATGCGGTTGTCCGGCTGGCGTGCCAGCAGCCAATCGAGGATCTCGTCAGCCCGGCGCAGTGGCACGCAGCGCGATCAGGCGGCCGTGCCGCGCGGGATGTACGGCGCGTCGCCACTGTCGTGGTCGGTCGCGTCGCGTACCGCGGTGATCCCGGGCACCCGGCCCATCAGGGTTTTTTCGATGCCCTGCTTGAGGGTCACATCGGCCATGCCGCAGCCCTGGCAGCCACCACCGAAGCGCAGCAGCACCACGCCGTCGGCCGACACTTCCTGCACGGCCACTTTGCCGCCGTGGGAAGCCAGCTGCGGGTTCACTTCGTTCTCCACCACCCAGCGCACGCGTTCGACCAGCGAATTCGCCTCGCCCGGCGCTTCGCCCTTGATCTTGGGGGCCTTGATGGTCAGCTGCTGGCTGCCGGTGGCATTGCTGACGATGTCGATCTCGGCACCGTCGAGCCAGCCCACGCTGGGCGCATCCACGAACAGGGTGAAGCCATCGCAGTCCACCGCCCACTCGTCGCCGAGCAGTTGGGCCGGCTCGG
This genomic interval carries:
- a CDS encoding NfuA family Fe-S biogenesis protein, with the translated sequence MIQISDTAQTYFRKLIEREAVPGMGVRLSAVDAGTPRADARLEFAEPAQLLGDEWAVDCDGFTLFVDAPSVGWLDGAEIDIVSNATGSQQLTIKAPKIKGEAPGEANSLVERVRWVVENEVNPQLASHGGKVAVQEVSADGVVLLRFGGGCQGCGMADVTLKQGIEKTLMGRVPGITAVRDATDHDSGDAPYIPRGTAA